The following are from one region of the Aquirufa lenticrescens genome:
- the uvrA gene encoding excinuclease ABC subunit UvrA yields MASKASDSTGFSHIQVLGAREHNLKNIDVSIPRNQLVVVTGISGSGKSSLAFDTIYAEGQRRYMESFSAYARSFLGNMERPDVDKIEGLSPVISIEQKTTSKNPRSTVGTTTEIYDFLRLLYARAGEAFSYLSGEKMVKQSVDQIIETLLTQFNKGKVVLLAPVVKGRKGHYRELFVQIAKWGYTKVRIDGEIMDIEPKMQVDRFKVHDIEIVVDRLVVAEDERLRLSQSLQTAMNQGKGQVYVLDAKDKLHYFSQTLMDPATGLSYDEPAPNTFSFNSPYGACPCCNGLGVVEEITEDSVIPDRSLSIIRGAIAPIGEYRELWIFKQLEVLLKPFKVGLSTPIAKFPAEAVELMLYGSDAPVAVPSKKYEGTEWNTKYDGIVNFLKRQQESGSEKTQDWLKDFMIIKKCPDCDGYRLKKESLHFRIADKHIGQLAQMDINELEAWFADVETRMSERQQQIGVEVLKEIRKRVGFLTQIGLTYLTLDRPMKSLSGGEAQRIRLATQIGTQLVGVLYIMDEPSIGLHQRDNEKLIQALKDLRDLGNSVLVVEHDKDMMLESDYILDIGPGAGRHGGNVVGSGTPAEFLKLKTPTAAYLNGALEIAVPAVRRKGNGLSIELKGATGNNLKNVSVKFPLGTLTVVTGVSGSGKSTLIHDTLVLKLKQHFDRTKRDAMPYKSIVGLENIDKVIEVDQSPIGRTPRSNPATYTNMYSDIRTLYCELPESKIRGYKAGRFSFNVKGGRCEGCEGGGRKKIEMEFLPDVLVECETCKGKRFNRETLEVRFKGKSISDVLDMTVEQALEFFENQPRIFRRVQTLAEVGLGYITLGQHATTLSGGEAQRVKLAEELSKKDTGKTLYVLDEPTTGLHFQDVRLLLDVLQQLVDKGNTVLIIEHNMDVIKVADYLIDMGPEGGNAGGQLIASGTPEQIAKEKNSHTGRFLKKELS; encoded by the coding sequence ATGGCTTCAAAAGCGTCTGATTCTACCGGATTTTCCCACATTCAAGTGCTGGGTGCACGCGAGCACAATTTGAAGAATATTGACGTTTCCATTCCGCGCAATCAGCTCGTGGTGGTGACGGGTATTTCGGGGTCGGGCAAATCGTCTTTGGCGTTTGATACGATTTATGCAGAGGGCCAAAGAAGGTACATGGAATCGTTCTCCGCCTATGCCCGTTCTTTTCTAGGAAACATGGAACGTCCGGATGTAGACAAGATCGAAGGCCTTTCGCCGGTGATCTCTATCGAACAAAAGACCACCTCTAAAAACCCGCGTTCTACGGTAGGAACTACCACGGAAATCTACGATTTCTTGCGTCTGTTGTACGCCCGCGCAGGAGAGGCGTTTTCTTACCTTTCGGGGGAGAAGATGGTCAAGCAATCAGTGGACCAAATCATCGAAACCTTATTAACCCAATTCAACAAAGGCAAAGTCGTTTTACTTGCGCCCGTAGTCAAAGGTCGTAAAGGACATTACCGCGAATTATTCGTTCAAATCGCGAAGTGGGGATATACGAAGGTGCGTATCGATGGTGAAATCATGGACATCGAGCCTAAGATGCAGGTCGATCGTTTTAAAGTACACGATATCGAAATAGTGGTGGATCGTTTAGTGGTGGCAGAAGACGAACGCTTGCGTTTATCCCAAAGCCTACAAACCGCGATGAACCAAGGCAAAGGGCAAGTCTACGTCCTAGATGCCAAGGATAAATTACATTACTTCTCCCAGACCTTAATGGATCCGGCGACCGGTTTGTCCTACGATGAACCCGCACCGAATACCTTCTCTTTTAACAGTCCGTATGGCGCCTGCCCTTGTTGCAATGGCTTGGGGGTAGTAGAAGAGATTACGGAAGACTCTGTCATTCCAGATCGTTCCTTAAGCATTATCCGCGGAGCTATTGCTCCGATTGGGGAATACCGGGAGCTTTGGATATTCAAGCAATTAGAGGTGCTATTGAAGCCCTTTAAAGTGGGTCTATCTACTCCCATCGCTAAATTCCCAGCGGAGGCCGTGGAATTAATGTTGTATGGTTCGGACGCGCCGGTTGCGGTGCCGTCTAAGAAATACGAAGGAACGGAGTGGAATACGAAATACGATGGTATCGTAAACTTCTTGAAACGCCAACAAGAGTCAGGTTCTGAAAAGACCCAAGACTGGTTGAAGGATTTTATGATCATCAAAAAATGCCCGGATTGTGATGGGTATCGCTTGAAAAAAGAATCCTTGCATTTCCGGATCGCGGACAAGCACATCGGGCAATTAGCTCAAATGGATATCAACGAACTGGAGGCTTGGTTCGCTGATGTAGAAACGCGGATGAGCGAGCGCCAGCAACAAATCGGGGTAGAGGTCTTGAAAGAGATCAGAAAACGCGTAGGTTTTTTAACCCAAATCGGCCTTACCTATTTGACACTCGATCGCCCTATGAAAAGTCTTTCTGGTGGAGAGGCGCAGCGTATTCGTTTAGCGACTCAGATAGGGACTCAACTCGTGGGTGTCTTGTACATCATGGATGAGCCAAGTATCGGTTTGCACCAGCGCGATAATGAGAAGTTAATACAAGCTTTAAAAGATTTAAGGGACTTAGGAAATTCGGTCTTAGTCGTGGAACACGACAAGGATATGATGCTGGAGTCTGATTATATTTTAGACATCGGTCCGGGCGCGGGTCGCCACGGCGGAAATGTGGTGGGTTCCGGTACACCAGCCGAGTTCTTGAAATTGAAGACGCCTACGGCGGCTTATTTGAATGGTGCGCTGGAGATTGCGGTGCCAGCTGTTCGTCGCAAAGGCAATGGTCTGAGTATCGAGTTGAAAGGGGCGACCGGGAATAATTTGAAGAACGTGTCGGTGAAGTTCCCGTTAGGGACTTTGACGGTTGTGACCGGGGTTTCAGGATCCGGTAAATCGACCTTGATTCACGATACCTTGGTGTTGAAATTGAAGCAGCATTTCGATCGTACGAAGCGGGATGCGATGCCGTATAAGTCGATTGTTGGTTTGGAAAATATCGATAAGGTAATCGAAGTGGACCAAAGTCCGATTGGCCGCACGCCTCGTTCTAATCCTGCTACCTATACGAATATGTACAGTGATATTCGTACGCTCTATTGCGAATTACCGGAATCAAAAATCCGTGGATACAAGGCTGGACGATTTAGTTTCAATGTGAAAGGCGGCCGTTGTGAAGGTTGTGAGGGAGGGGGTCGCAAGAAGATTGAGATGGAGTTCTTGCCTGATGTATTAGTGGAATGCGAAACGTGTAAGGGAAAGCGTTTTAACCGCGAGACTCTAGAAGTACGCTTTAAAGGTAAATCGATCTCAGATGTGTTAGATATGACGGTGGAGCAGGCTTTGGAATTCTTCGAAAACCAACCGCGTATCTTCCGCCGCGTGCAGACTTTGGCTGAAGTTGGTTTAGGTTATATCACCTTAGGGCAACATGCGACCACCCTTTCTGGGGGTGAGGCACAACGCGTAAAACTGGCAGAAGAACTTTCGAAAAAGGATACAGGTAAGACGCTTTATGTCTTAGATGAACCTACGACGGGCTTGCACTTTCAAGATGTGCGTCTATTATTAGATGTATTACAGCAACTAGTGGATAAGGGGAATACGGTCTTGATTATCGAACACAATATGGACGTCATCAAGGTGGCCGATTACCTAATCGATATGGGTCCTGAGGGCGGAAACGCAGGAGGACAATTAATAGCCAGCGGAACGCCAGAGCAGATTGCTAAAGAAAAAAATAGTCACACGGGACGCTTTTTGAAAAAGGAATTATCGTAG
- a CDS encoding (Fe-S)-binding protein, giving the protein MSYLIFQRFSLIIQTIRLARPVELSDHPSERFKRMALLAFGQKKMFNKPLVGFFHFLIYIGFVLINIEILEIILDGILGTHRLFAPFIGSLYPGLMNFFEILAGGVFVACVFFFLRRGVFRTSRLQASNHKELAGFPVKDAYQILLIEVILMLALWTMNGADAVLQTRGVEHYQTVGSFVISGQLVGIFSALSTEALQVLERAAWWFHIVGILSFALYVTYSKHLHIFFAFPSAYFSSLESSAKMSEMPAVTHEVKLMLGQPVEEQPATNAKFGAKDVMDLTWKNALDAYSCTECGRCTEQCPANQTGRALSPRKMMMDTRDRLEEVGGILKANKGAFVDDGKSLFDRISAEELRACTSCQACVEACPMELSPLNIILEMRRFQIMELSDAPGAWNAMFANVETNQSPWKFNPADRLNWAKE; this is encoded by the coding sequence ATGTCTTACCTGATTTTTCAGCGTTTTTCGCTCATCATACAGACGATTCGCCTAGCTCGTCCAGTGGAATTATCGGACCATCCGTCTGAACGTTTTAAACGTATGGCGCTTTTGGCTTTCGGTCAAAAGAAAATGTTCAATAAGCCCCTTGTCGGCTTCTTTCACTTCCTGATTTACATCGGATTTGTACTCATTAATATCGAGATTCTCGAAATTATCTTAGATGGTATTTTAGGTACTCATCGCCTTTTTGCGCCGTTTATAGGCTCACTCTACCCCGGATTGATGAACTTTTTCGAGATCCTGGCGGGGGGAGTTTTCGTGGCCTGTGTGTTCTTTTTTCTGCGTCGTGGGGTATTTCGCACCAGTCGTTTACAAGCCTCTAATCACAAAGAGTTAGCTGGTTTTCCGGTAAAGGATGCTTATCAAATACTTCTCATTGAGGTTATTTTAATGCTGGCCTTGTGGACGATGAATGGAGCGGATGCCGTGTTACAAACGCGTGGGGTGGAGCATTATCAAACGGTGGGATCCTTTGTGATTTCGGGACAGTTAGTGGGCATTTTCTCTGCCTTATCTACGGAGGCTCTCCAGGTTTTAGAACGCGCCGCTTGGTGGTTTCATATCGTAGGGATTTTATCATTTGCCTTATATGTGACTTATTCAAAGCACTTACATATCTTTTTTGCATTCCCATCTGCCTATTTTTCGAGTCTAGAATCCTCTGCAAAGATGTCAGAGATGCCTGCGGTGACGCACGAGGTGAAGTTGATGTTAGGGCAACCGGTGGAGGAGCAGCCTGCAACGAATGCAAAGTTTGGTGCCAAAGACGTAATGGATTTAACTTGGAAGAACGCTTTAGATGCCTATTCTTGTACGGAATGTGGCCGTTGCACGGAGCAATGTCCGGCGAACCAAACCGGTCGAGCCTTGTCACCACGCAAAATGATGATGGATACCCGGGATCGATTAGAGGAAGTGGGTGGTATTTTAAAAGCGAATAAAGGAGCTTTTGTGGACGATGGTAAATCATTATTTGATCGAATCTCTGCCGAAGAGTTACGCGCTTGTACGTCTTGCCAGGCCTGCGTGGAAGCTTGTCCGATGGAGCTTTCTCCCTTAAATATTATCTTAGAAATGCGTCGCTTCCAGATTATGGAGCTTTCGGATGCACCGGGGGCATGGAATGCGATGTTTGCTAATGTGGAGACGAACCAAAGTCCGTGGAAATTTAACCCTGCCGATCGTTTGAATTGGGCAAAAGAATAA
- a CDS encoding alpha/beta hydrolase, with the protein MKKILVVIILLIGAYFVGPKPEAPVLTPSASWTDVPDSVNQIDCYIAFKESKMVLKPGNEARIVWADSAQPKKTKIVFMYVHGFSASPMEGDPLHREVAKKFGANLLLARVAGHGVPDSDSTYATVTADEYYQSVENYYAIAKKLGDEVVVLGTSFGGAMSLVLAANHPEIKALMLYGPCIAIKDPNATLLDNPWGLQMAHLITGSDYRDIPVMAPRHAENWSLHYRLEGVVAVQNFLTHAMNKEVFEKVKMPVFLGYYYKDEEHQDNVVSVDAMKVMFEQLGTPASLKKSEAFPNSGNHVITSNLLGKLTDKPIASSEAFLRDVVKLN; encoded by the coding sequence ATGAAAAAAATATTGGTTGTTATAATACTATTAATAGGCGCCTATTTCGTAGGCCCTAAACCAGAGGCGCCGGTACTCACGCCTAGCGCGAGCTGGACAGATGTTCCGGATTCAGTCAATCAAATCGATTGCTACATTGCATTTAAAGAATCGAAGATGGTGCTAAAGCCAGGGAATGAGGCGCGCATTGTTTGGGCGGATTCAGCTCAGCCTAAAAAGACTAAAATTGTCTTTATGTATGTGCACGGTTTCTCTGCATCACCTATGGAAGGAGATCCTTTGCATCGTGAGGTGGCGAAGAAATTCGGAGCGAACTTATTGTTAGCCCGCGTGGCGGGTCACGGGGTGCCAGACTCGGATTCTACTTACGCTACCGTGACAGCAGATGAATATTACCAAAGTGTCGAAAACTACTATGCGATCGCGAAGAAATTAGGGGACGAAGTGGTGGTTTTGGGGACATCCTTCGGTGGCGCGATGTCGCTCGTTTTAGCGGCTAATCATCCAGAAATTAAAGCCTTGATGCTCTATGGGCCTTGCATTGCGATCAAAGATCCCAATGCGACTTTATTAGATAATCCGTGGGGCTTGCAAATGGCCCATTTGATTACGGGTAGTGATTACCGGGATATTCCCGTGATGGCGCCACGACATGCGGAGAATTGGAGTTTGCATTATCGTCTGGAAGGTGTGGTGGCAGTGCAAAATTTCCTGACTCACGCGATGAATAAAGAAGTCTTTGAAAAGGTGAAGATGCCTGTCTTTTTAGGCTATTATTACAAGGATGAAGAACACCAAGACAACGTGGTGTCAGTAGATGCGATGAAAGTGATGTTCGAACAATTAGGTACGCCAGCTAGTTTAAAAAAGTCAGAAGCTTTTCCTAATTCAGGGAACCACGTCATTACGTCGAACCTGCTGGGTAAATTAACGGATAAACCAATTGCGTCGTCGGAGGCTTTCTTGCGCGATGTGGTTAAACTAAACTAA
- a CDS encoding sterol desaturase family protein, translated as MGPTLILYAVPFFLFTVLLESYIVYKMHRDYVEAKDSMTSIGLGLGNLGIGFVTKAITFGASFYVYNNWKLFDLGQTWPVWVLAFFGEDLTYYWVHRISHEIRFYWASHMVHHSSPKYNLAAALRQTWTGNLSGGFVFWLWLPLIGVHPFIVMFFQQTSLLYQYWIHTELINKMPRWFEYILNTPSHHRVHHGTDLDYLDTNYAGVLIIWDRMFGSFVSENQRPQYGLTKQIESYNPAKIAFYEWVQIVKDVANAKSMKAVFGYIFGPPGWSEDGSRLTVTQMREQQKK; from the coding sequence ATGGGTCCTACTTTGATTTTATACGCGGTACCTTTTTTCCTGTTTACCGTTCTTTTAGAATCCTATATCGTCTACAAGATGCATCGCGATTACGTGGAGGCAAAGGATTCGATGACGTCGATCGGTTTGGGTTTAGGGAATTTAGGCATTGGATTTGTGACGAAGGCGATCACATTTGGTGCTTCATTTTATGTCTACAATAATTGGAAATTGTTTGATTTAGGCCAAACCTGGCCCGTTTGGGTGCTCGCTTTTTTTGGGGAGGATTTAACGTATTATTGGGTACACCGCATCTCGCACGAGATCCGTTTTTATTGGGCTTCCCACATGGTGCACCATTCGTCGCCTAAGTACAATTTAGCCGCGGCCTTGCGCCAAACCTGGACGGGTAATCTTTCAGGTGGTTTTGTCTTTTGGCTTTGGTTGCCTTTAATCGGGGTGCATCCATTTATCGTGATGTTTTTCCAGCAAACGAGTTTATTATACCAATACTGGATTCATACGGAATTGATTAACAAGATGCCGCGCTGGTTTGAATATATTTTGAATACCCCGTCACACCATCGGGTTCACCATGGAACAGATTTAGATTATTTAGATACGAATTATGCGGGGGTATTGATCATTTGGGATCGGATGTTTGGTTCTTTTGTGAGCGAAAATCAACGACCACAATATGGTTTAACGAAGCAGATTGAGAGCTATAATCCGGCTAAGATTGCATTTTACGAATGGGTTCAAATCGTCAAAGACGTAGCCAACGCAAAAAGTATGAAAGCGGTGTTTGGGTATATTTTTGGGCCTCCGGGCTGGAGTGAAGATGGAAGTCGATTAACGGTTACGCAAATGCGCGAGCAACAAAAGAAATAA
- a CDS encoding (Fe-S)-binding protein yields the protein METIKTMAEFAAAGEQPEFLFWVGCAGSFDDRHKKVTRAFAEILQKVGISFAVLGTEESCTGDPARRAGNEFLFQMQAMSNIEVLNLYAVKKIVTACPHCFNTLKNEYPVLGGNYEVIHHSQLLAELIGSGKIKASDGSSLEQVAYHDSCYLGRGNGVYEAPREIISGLKKELIELKSCRTKGLCCGAGGAQVFKEPETGSEDVQVKRVQEMVDSGVSKVALACPFCMVMVQDGLNKVGKEKHIQVVDLAELVQQSM from the coding sequence ATGGAGACGATTAAAACGATGGCTGAATTCGCCGCAGCGGGGGAGCAGCCGGAATTTCTTTTTTGGGTAGGTTGTGCGGGGTCTTTTGATGACCGTCACAAGAAAGTGACCCGGGCCTTTGCGGAGATTTTGCAAAAGGTAGGCATCAGCTTTGCCGTTCTAGGCACGGAAGAATCGTGTACTGGGGATCCAGCTCGTCGCGCAGGGAATGAATTTTTATTTCAAATGCAGGCCATGTCTAACATCGAGGTGTTGAACCTCTATGCCGTAAAGAAAATCGTGACGGCTTGCCCGCATTGTTTTAATACCTTGAAAAACGAATACCCAGTCCTAGGTGGGAATTATGAAGTGATTCACCACAGCCAGCTTTTGGCAGAATTAATCGGCTCAGGTAAAATTAAAGCTTCTGACGGTTCTTCCTTAGAGCAAGTGGCCTACCACGATTCTTGTTATTTAGGCAGAGGAAATGGGGTCTATGAAGCGCCACGCGAGATAATTTCCGGATTAAAAAAGGAACTAATCGAGCTGAAAAGTTGTAGAACAAAAGGACTTTGCTGTGGAGCGGGTGGCGCACAAGTATTCAAAGAGCCGGAAACGGGCAGCGAGGACGTGCAAGTGAAAAGAGTCCAAGAAATGGTCGATTCTGGTGTCAGCAAAGTGGCCTTAGCGTGCCCATTCTGCATGGTGATGGTCCAAGACGGCCTGAATAAAGTAGGAAAAGAAAAACACATCCAAGTAGTAGATTTAGCTGAGTTAGTGCAGCAATCCATGTAA
- a CDS encoding GAF domain-containing protein, producing MAEDLVKIEGTRAEKYASLYPQIQSLLAGETDKYANLANIAAAVHEVFGFFWVGFYLTKENQLVLGPFQGPVACTRIPFHKGVCGHAYTTKETVLVPDVEAFPGHIACASASKSEIVLPAIVNGEVVLVFDLDSNQLADFSEVDQQGLEKIIELIEESWTSWV from the coding sequence ATGGCAGAGGATCTAGTAAAAATCGAGGGGACGAGAGCAGAAAAATACGCCTCTTTATATCCCCAAATTCAATCACTCCTAGCCGGAGAAACAGACAAATACGCAAACTTAGCCAATATCGCGGCGGCGGTACACGAGGTATTCGGCTTTTTCTGGGTGGGATTCTACTTAACGAAAGAAAATCAATTAGTCTTAGGGCCATTTCAGGGTCCAGTGGCTTGTACCCGTATTCCATTCCACAAGGGAGTTTGCGGCCATGCGTATACCACAAAAGAAACAGTTTTAGTGCCGGATGTAGAAGCATTTCCAGGACACATTGCCTGTGCTTCTGCTTCGAAGTCAGAGATTGTTTTGCCTGCCATCGTAAATGGCGAAGTCGTCCTCGTATTTGATCTGGATTCAAATCAATTAGCGGACTTCTCTGAAGTGGATCAGCAAGGTCTAGAAAAAATTATTGAACTAATTGAGGAGTCTTGGACTTCTTGGGTCTAG